AACAAGTAATGTAGGTTCCGACTCTGCATTGTAATATCTCTTCATTCTGTTCATATTTGGATGAATGAAGTGTATGTTCTCTAATTGGTTCTGGTGAAATTAAAACCATCAACTAATTAAATTGTTCTTGTGGTTCATCTCATGCACTATACTCTTGTCTTGCATTTGGTATTATGGATACAATATATTTTCCTGCCTTTGGTTTTGGTTTTCTAATACTATCTTCAGGCAACATGATTTGATCAGTTGCCGTTCTGTAAAAATACATTGGCTTACGTCCCTCTACATGCTCCTTTCTTCTCATAATAACTCTTTTCTTAATTGGGAAGACATTTTAAACTCATTCTCTCTTCCACAGGATGGTTGCAAATGCACTGGATAACATGTTCTCAAAGGGAGATGCAATTGCCATTGACATGCCAATGACTGTCACAGCAGTTGTTATTTACTTGGCCATTGTTCTTGCTGGATTTGTGGTAGTATCAATTGCTGATAGCTTTGCTGCACAGGAGATTGCAGTCCGTTTAAGAGTATCTAATGCTAAGGCTATATTTACACAGGTACTTCTATTTTCTAGTGAACATAAAATGTTAACCAAAGGGGTTCCCTATGGAGGAGATAGATGGGGACACTTTCCAGAATATTTTCTGCATTGAAATGTTAACAATATGAATCCATCAAGAGATGGTTTTTCTCTGCCTATTTAACAATTAGTCCTAGGTGTTCTTCACTAGATTGGCCTTTtccatatatatgtttttttttcctttaggCGGCATTCTCTAAAATTCTTCCTTAACTAGTTTTCAAGGACATGATATTTATCTCTCTCTATATCATGTCAGGTCTGTAATCCCCTAATCGTTTGTTAATGTCTTACACCCCTGGTGTAAATCTTCCCTTGTTCCCTTTTGAGTTATGATCAATCAGACAATGTTACAGGATTTGAAGTTCCGCAGACATACGAATAAGAAATCTCTGGCTTCcagtttatgtttaaaaaagaTATTCAACTTACAGGACCATATTTTGATCATGAATTATGAAGTTTTGGATGAATATTCAGCTTTATTATTGTCTATGAGTCTGTTCTAGTGTGAGTTAATATTGTAATCTAATAACcaataaacaaaagtaaatATTGTCTAGTTGGTGACATTAATCTTAATATCAGTAGAGCTATTTAACTTGTGTATGATTATTTCTAACATCTAAGCTTTATGAAAATTTAGGATTCCATAGTGCGAGGAGGCCGAAGATTCCCCTTGTATAGGTAAGTGACTAATGTTATGCTGGATGGTAAAACTGTGAAAATGCACACAAGTTACCTGCATATGTCTGTCTTTGGTTGGGTATAGAAAGTTGTGAAATCCCTTCAAGGAAGTGATGGGAAAATTCATCTTCCTCCCAACCAAAAATTACACATTCTTCAGCATGCAAGAGAAGAAAGAACAAGAAGTTaacggaaaaaaaaaaagacaacgCCAAAATACTGTCAGTCGAAGTTCCACTAATAaggaattaaataaaaagaagggAAAGAAATTCAAATGCCATTACTCCAGccattgatttttgtatcatttcacccttaaagaaacaaatatatttGCTCTTGAACTATGGCGGAGACATCGTTCTTTCATGAACATAGTGAATACATGGTTCATTCTCTCAAACTCTTGCAGTCGAGTTATAGAAGCTGCTCCACTTAAAGCTATTGTAATACCTGCAACTGGGGAGGATGTACAAGTTCAATTAAGGAACCAAGATCTTTCATGGAAGGATTTTCTTGCCAGTGTCAGTCACCTTCCCAGGTAATATAATGACTTCTTTTCTTCAACAACATTTATGGTGAATATTTTCTCTAATTGATAAATTATTGTACTAGTGTTTATGACCCTGATGATGGTTCAAAATTCGTGAATCTATCATGACAATATATAGCACTTTTAGTGGCAATCCAGGGTTATGCTGGATTTGGTCTTTTATTCCCAACCTCCTCAGTTCTCCAAGGATGTCTAAATTTTGCAAAATTGTATAAAGAATTGCTGCGAGCCTGCGACTATCAAATAATATCTTTATTTACCCTTGATGTAAAAATTTAAGCtttgattatattttcttcTCTGGCAGgccaaattattattttccgGTTTATCAATCCATAGAATCTGTTACCAACATACTATTCTCATCAGGAACGACAGGTAAATTGCCCTTGCTGAGactacataatttatttttggctGTGCATTTTGTGTAGCTTGTTGATTCGGTTGATCGTTTTGCCTTTGTCAGGAGATCCGAAAGCAATTTCTTGGACTCACCTGTCTCCCATTCGATGTACTGCTGATTCATGGGCTCATCTTGATATTCAAGCTGGTGATGTTTTCTGCTATCCCACAAACTTGGGATGGGTGATGGGACCAGTTCTACTGTACTCCTGCTTTCTAACTGGTGCAACTCTAGCTCTCTATCATGGATCTCCTCTAGACCATGGTTTTGGGAAATTTGTGCAGGTGATCAACTGAATCTCCTATGcagaaagaaacttttatctTCATAGTCATTTAAGGGTCTGCCAGACCTATACTGAAATCTTTATCTTTTGGTGAATGTTCGAGGCAATTAAATGTGTTAGCTAAGTATCTCTCGGCAACACAACTTCCTATAGTAGCAATTTTTACTTTGATCACATTTTGTAAAAACCTAATTCAGCTGAGCTTGTGTgtctaaattttatttattctctCTACCCTCCATGTGTTAGTAGGATGCAGGAGTTACTGTCTTGGGGACTGTTCCTAGCTTAGTGAAGACTTGGAAGAGTACTGGGTGTATGAAAGGCCTCGATTGGACAAGGATAAGGTACTCCTTGAGTTAAAAAGCTATAGACATATAAGACCGATTTGTCAGTGGGACAATCTAACATGAAAGCATCTGCAGGATGTTTGCTAGTACTGGAGAAGCCTCTAATGTTGATGATGACCTTTGGCTTTCTTCAAGGGTGTACTATAAACCCATTATTGAATGTTGTGGAGGCACAGAGCTATCATCATCTTACATTATGGGAAACCTTCTTCAACCACAAGCTTTTGGAGCATTTAGCTCTGCAACAATGTCCACAGGATTTGTCATCTTAGATGAAGATGGGCTCCCTTATGTTAGAAAGCTTTACGGCATTTTAAATATCTTCAGTTTATTGAGAACCCGCATGTTTTTTGAATTCCTGGATGTTCTATTCAtaatgagaaaatatttttttatacctGTTTCCAGCCAGATGATGACGCTTGTGTTGGTGAAATTGGCCTGTTTCCTACCTATATGGGAGCTACTGATAGATTGCTGAATGCTGATCATGAAAAAGTGTACTTCGAGGGAATGCCAATATACAAAGATATGGTAAGCACATGTCGTAGAAAAGCAGTTTTCTTTGTCGGATTTTCCCTACAACACTTAGCATTGTACTATTGAACCGTGTGAAATTGAATTTTGGATTAATTGTTGATTGGCTCATTCTTTACTTCCTAGCTTCGGATATGGCCTTTTATGCTAATAAGGTTCATTTCTAGAGAATGAAATGGTTCGATCAACTAGGCATGAATTTTCATGATAATTCTGACAGTTGACTCTCAAATTCTTTTGCCAAACAAGAGTAAGATGGTTGACTACAGATTGCAGATGATAgactcaaaactcaaattctttttccatattttaatGGGATGAGTTGTGTTCTGTTGAGTAGCTTTTAATTAACTAACTTGATCACTTTCATTGCTGTTATAACTTATACTGAAgtcccccccaccccccaccccccacccccagcAACTAAGGAGACATGGTGATATCCTAAAGCGAACTATTGGAGGTTATCTTGTTGTTAACGGCAGAGCTGATGACACCATGAATCTTGGAGGCATAAAGGTACTATCAATTAAAGTTTGCTAGTAGACAGCACTAGAAGATGAGAACACAAGACAAATTTATATCAACACTCAAATGAAATCTTCTTTTGTTTACGTGCAGACAAGTTCAATAGAAATTGAGCGTGTATGTGATGGTGCTGATGAGAGTGTCCTTGAAACTGCTGCAGTCAGTGCTGCCCCACCCAATGGAGGTCCAGAACAGTTAGCTATATTTGTGGTTGTCAAAGAGGGGATGAATATTTCACCAGACACACTAAAGAAAAGATTCTCAAGAGCCATTCAAAGCAATCTTAATCCTTTATTCAAGGTTTGTACCTTTCCATTCGGCTATCGAAGTATCCTCTATTTGGATTGGATTGAATTGAATTGGATTGAGAATTTGTTAAATTAGAATAGAAAGATATACAAACAATCACttgattttgtttatgtatcATTAATAGGTGAGATGGGTAAAGATAGTTGGAATGTTGCCTCGAACAGCTTCAAATAAGTTGTTGAGGAGAGTTTTAAGAGAACAGTGGAAGCAACATATTCAGATACAGAGTAAACTTTAGCTCAAATTTGCAAAAACAGGTCAAGCAAGAAGATATGATGTATGTTGTCATTATattatgtaataataataattgtttatACTTGAAGGGAGAAAAGTTCAATACTTGACTAGATTAGAAAAAACTCCGTGTACGTAAAGACATAAAATATGAAGATGTACGTAAAGACATAAAATATGAAGAGAATCCTAACTAGTATTATCTCTCTTTTCCTTCCTCCTTCCCCTCTTGTGTACTAGTGGTTGGTTGGACACAGAAACTTGCGGATTATATTCAAAACATAAATCATGCAATCAAGACGGCTGCTTggttcctcctcctcctcctcgtcgtcattattattattattattataatatatctCCATGAGTCATgacaatatttttcaaattctgaAATTCTTTTCGGTGTTTCATCTTGCCATGCATGATAGCAATAAATAGTAAATAGTTGCAGATGCTTGATTTCCTTGCCATCCCTTTCAATAACGGACGGGCTGAATACTGGATTTCACAAACTGCACTCCTACCTCCATTACTTCACTATCATCCGAACCCATTATCCAactctaatttatttataaactcaAAGTTCTTCAACTTTTCTCTATAcggtatatttttatataatgaagaataaaaagcaacatccctatttataaataatagtaagacaccaaatcaaataaaatcagGATTAGAAAACTAATTCCAATTTCCTAACTAgacataattaaattaataccaAAATAACAAATCCTAGCTCCTAGAATAAAggttctatttattttataaaataaaatagtagaaaGAAAACCTACTTTCGCACTAACTAGAAGACCtagtaataattttaattacaaatCTTATTTACACAGAGAgagtattaattaaaaaattagcaAATATCAAATCCTAACGGTTTAGGTTTccaatataagaaaataatttagttaCTCTCATAAACCACAAGAGAAGAGAAGGAGGGTTTTGACTTTGCAGATTTGAGGAGTGGGAGTAGGTTTGAAATCGgcataagtaaaacaaaaatcaaatatgATGAAGAATTTTCCTACTCCTTATCTAATTGAAATATGGAAATATGTAAATAACATCGAGAATgtaaatattattgaaaaagTGTAATAGTTTACTAGATTATAATTAGTAGAGAAAAATTGAAGATATAGAATCCTAACTAGCTAGTATTatattctttttctcctttgaGATGTTCAACCATCACCTCTGGTGTACTAGTGGTTAGACGCAGCAACTTGCGTGTTTTATTCAAAACAGAGACCATGCGATGAAGACGTCTGCTCCGTTTCTTATCTTCATCATCGTCATCATCCTCACCATCACCATTATCATTATCATcgatatcatcatcattatcatcaatCTTAATtttctcagttagcatgtctGGTGAGATTTGAAACAAAAAGCTGGATTAATTAATCATATGTATTTGGATTTTGGAAAAtctcaaatataaataaatattatatatgtacctTGAGGTGTGAAATTTCCACGAGTCATGACAATATGTTCCAAATTCTGAAAAACTTTTCGATGTGCGGTAAGGACTTTCATCTTGCCATTCATGATTGCAATTAATAGTTCCAGATGCTTGATTTCGTTGTCAGCGTCTTCAGTAACAGGTTGAATACGGGATTTGAGTTTCATCTTGCCATTCAGGATTGCAATTGATAGTTCAAGATGCTTGATTTCCTTGTTAGTGTCTTCGATAACTGGCTCAATACGAGAATTCACAAACTGCACTCTTGCCTTCATTACTCCACTATCATCCAAATCCATTATccaaactattttatttataaaatcaaaagtTCTTGAATCCTACTTCAAACTTACTTTTCTCGATATATTCtgtaaagtgaaaaaataactAGCAACATCCCAAATAACTAACAATATCCCTATTTATAATAGTAAGACACCTAATTAAACCAAAACTAGAAAATCAATTCTTATTTGAACTATTAGGACAAACAAATCCTAActagaaataattaaataaattccaAAATAACAAATTCTACTccaactttaaattattattccaACAAACTTCAACTTCAAACCACACCTATTTTGCTAATAGAGTGGTAAAAAGAAAACCTACTTTCACACTTATTAGAAGACCTAGTAATAATTCTAAATACAAATCTATCTCGTTTACCTAgagtattaattaaataaattagcaaATATCAATCCTTAACGGTAAACGTTTCCAACATCAGAAAATAGTATAGTTACTCCTCTCACCTTAACGACAAGGCTTTGAATTCtacaattaaaataactatCTTTCAAACCTCCCGCGTTGCGCCAGTATTCatttatattcttctaatcaCTAATAATATATCCATCCATCTGTCTCTCGAGTTTTCAgagttgaactttttttttattttgaacatTAATTTGGATATACAatctttaattatttagaaactacataaaaaaatttttaCTGTAagtcaaaacaattaataatttaatagttAAAACACATATAAATAAATCACAGTTAAAAGAGATTTTCTTGTTTGATTCTCGAGTGATATTATTAGTACATAAGAGGAGCTGCATATTTAGTAAAATCAAGCAAGTCCATGCTCCAACTTTTCCATCTCTTCCATGAAAACAGGCATGGCTTCTTGTTGCAGACAGACCAAAACTTTGAAACCATCTTTCATACCTTGAGTGGCAGAAGAATAAGGCAAGAAAAAGCAAGGTTCAACACTCCCAACCAAGTGTCTAGACAGAGGAAAGACAGTCACAGGGCCACCCCATCCAAAATCAACCGTCTCGTGGCCTACATGCCGCCAATCTGTAAATGCACTCACTCTATTCCCTGATGTGATCCCTTCATCATAATGCAGCTCCTGGAAATCAATGAACGAACGAACATACTCATCTGTGATGATGTCCTTGCTCTTCTTGATCGCATCTGCTGCTTTCCAGATaggttcattgatgaggtcctTTGCGAGGAGCTGAACGTATATTGGAACACACCCATTGCCCCAGTAACCTGCTGGCAATGGTGGCTTCAATCTTCTTCTGATATTGGTTAGATAGGCATACTTCACTGTCTCATCATCTGAAATTTTAGAAGCCTTTGCCctgtttcaaaaattaatagatCAGTCCTTAGATATTAACAAAtgaaacaaacatatatatataaccaaGATAAGCTAACAtgaaacaaacatatatatatagcgaAGATAAGCTAACTTTCCATAATGTCAAAGGCCTGCAAATATACTTAATTTCTGGTAAGTACAAAATGACAATGATCTTTAAGCATTTGAGGTGACTGATGAGTGTAAACCTACAAAGGTGACACTCGATAATTATCATTATCATCCTTTTTAGTATAACAACAACTACGCTTCAATTCCAAACGTTTTAGTACTAAACAAGTGAAAAGAACATACTTTGCTCGCCATATGAAAGCTCCCAAAGCTTCAAAAGTTGTATAATTTGAACCGGATTGCTCATGAAGAAACCCCTTAAGCCTATCCAACCACTCATCCTTCACCTCAAAGCACTCTCGAACCGCCGGTTTATCTGATTCCAAGTATGGAGACGAATCCCTATCCAAACTGAGAAACTCATGAACCGGAAATTCAACTCGCGGTGGATTCCTCGGTCCAAGCAAATTCGACCGGTCCCACACCGGTTCAATCTTCATCCCCTTCTCCCCACGAGCAATCTCCGCCATAGCATGAAAAAACAGCGTCGATCCCATTCCATCACACATCGCGTGATGAACCGCCGTTCCGAAAACCCACCCACCACACTTAAAACGGTTCAGTTGCAAAATCAAGGGTCGGGTCAACGCCTCCTCATCTCTCGGGTCCGGTACCAGCTTCTCAGCGAAGTTATAATCTGGATCATCCAGGTAGTTAATAGAAGCCAAGGTACAATCCACCGTGGACAGAATTACGGGAACGCCATTCCCCACTTGACAGTGAAGCTCTAGACGGTTGTCCGACGGACGACGGCGGAGAGAGCCGGCGAATTGGTAGTAGTGGACGAGAGCGGCGGAGAGGGAGGAGGTGAGAACTTCATATGGGTCTGGTTTTTGTTGTGTCGTGTCGTCGTTGACGTAGACACGGAGGTATCGGAAAGTGAAATTGAGGTTCCGATCGGTGTCAATATGGGAGAGAGGAAGGACATGGTTTTCAGTGAAAGGCGACTTAGAAGGATAGATTGTGTTAGTTTCGCCGATAGTTACTTCCATTTTTCCGGTAGAATACTGATCGGATAATAATTGctgttattttcttgtttataaGACGGTAGGTGGTTAATAATGGAAACAAGTCAACAACCAAGTCGTTGATATTGTTTcctgttttttgtttttattttttgtaactaCATGACTTCACACTTAGCTTTGATGGTTGTTACGTATTGTTTTTTAATATGTTGTattgttttaataaatatagCATGTTGAtagattgtattgttttaatgaaggtAGGTTTTGATAGATTGTATCGTTCTTCATCATTACATAATAtcattgaaataataatttgaatgatagGCCTACAAGAAAAGTAGGGTACGAAATAGAGCTACTATGAAAATATaagataaaagatgaaatattattattaaataataaataaagacaaaatgagaagaaaatattaaggtaacaATCAAAActtgtatttaaactaacaatacaatacaatgggtaacaaccatccaaacaaggtgtaaaTCATTATCCAAGTTATAcatgtttatttttataaaagtcatTAAAATATCTATTGATTTAATAGGATGATttacaacaaataaatatttataaggtGCATGCATGCGTGTTTGGTCTTTTGTGGATAGTAGGTGGCGAAAGAGAAAGCATGCATGTTGTTGATGATTCATGAGGTTCAAGTCTTTGGTCTTTGTCCATAGCTAACTCCAAATCAAATCTCTCCTCTCCGCATGATCCTTCATATCAcgaatttaattaaatcaaacacGATTTATagaattattgaatttatttcacTAATTAGTGTAGTTATATGTCTAGAAACACAAACTACACTAAAATAATCATAGTCTATGATAGCGTATCTATTACCTAtagttatttttacttttgagtaaaaatctttaataaaatCCTTTTACAAGAATTCGAGAAAGCCAAGGAAGAAAAGTGTTTTATTTCTATCGTTTGTTTAATGTTATGGAGAATTAAGCGTGGAGtttcacaattttctttttaatatcaTCAAGCAATGGTTTAAGGAGTGCCTAATTTAGGGTCCTTCTCCTATCTCATTATCTTTCTTAATatagtatatacatatatatatatatatatagattatagaATCAGATTGATCTACCTGAGTTACTCCATCTAATCTTTTTCATGGTCGATAATATTATTGTATGCTTGTATTGCAAATCATGATGAGAGTAGTTGAACTTGTATGTTTGTTCGGATGGTAAGCATCCCTCACTCTTAATCCGAAGGAGttaccaagggagcaaaagtggtgggagctcctagggagggtaaaaaaaaataaaaattgatcaactgttgataattttttttgtataatttacaTAATGTTAAGAGCTAGTCACATTATTTTCTTActcttttcaaattaattataaaaatctattaaaatttatggatttcAGATACATCACTGGCAGAGGCGAATCTAAGATTTTTCGAACATGGGTGCACCAAGTAAAATGTATTGAAGTGAGAATTGATCCTTAATCCTCAAGGTCAAAAGCTCAACATCTAACCATGTGGACCATTTAGACTTTTTGTGGTACGGgtgcaagaatataatattatacaaaatcttaaaaaatatacatataaaatatctaattttatgaaaagacCACGGGTGCGGGTGCCCTATTTTTTGGCTGTAAATTTGCCACTGATCACTGGACTTCCGAATACATCAACTGACATTTGGATACACAAGagagggatgtatccgagagggagGTGATGTATCAAAGAGGGATAGGGATGTATCAGAAACGGGATAGGTaggggagggatgtatccgagagggggaTAGGGATGTATTAGCGAGAGaagagtgatgtatccgaaagagatttttgaaaaaaaattgaaattatattaaaataagatatgtatttagataatttttcctaaattttatCATCAATATTATCGATTCCCAAAAGCAAAAAATAGAAATGAGACAAACTAGCTAGTAGCTacctatttttaatttatcttttctaTTTATGCTATCAATTAATAAAGTCTTGTTAAGAAAATAGACCGAATGCCTAATTCAACCTTTTAGTTGGAAAAGTGAGAATTTTCCAAAATCGTATAAGAACTCATTTGTGGAAAACTTTCAACCTTAATTGCGATAAGGATTACTTAAAAATTCTTTGACTTAATTTGTCCTCAGTATAAACTTAGACAGCATGATAACAAAGTATCGTCGGTTTTATTCAATAGATTTGCTATAAATTCCAAATTTAAATCGCGATTAGTGTAATTAATTCTCTTTTACAGTAATAGTATGAAAATTTCCTCTTGGAAATTAATGAGAAAGAATATCATAGTTGGCAGCcaaggaaaaacaaaacaagGTTAGGTTTTGATTGGAAATCATATGAAAAACACAAGGACAATAATTCAACGTGCTTTCAATTTTGATGCCTCCTATGTATGTACTTTAatcattattaatattaaaattggatcaaatttaaatttgtatcaaaaaatatttttttattgaaaaataaaacgcttcataatatatatatatatactagtaaagaaagcTCGGGCGTTGTCCGggcccaacattaataaagttatattgttactctctccgtcccatattagatgagaatcttactaaaaatatttttttcatattatttgagcacttattaaattaggatagaattattaattcttttccattttacccctacaattaatatgaccattcctatattgtatgtgtattttttgtaactcatttcaatgtgcattgatataaacaaagggcaaaatggtgaagtcttccaatgtattaatgatttcttaatcaccgtgtaaagttggaagtgcccatctaatatgggacggagggagtatagtttatgtattgttataaaattagtaaagattgttataatatattttgctcataagtgagctaatatGTTAACTTATTTgccatttgtctttttaatttcaattttaaatagcaaataaatgtagagataagattgagggtagaaatgaagcatatctttctaaatttaagtaaaaataaacagagtagaagtaacattagggttatcgataggacaattcattcggttatttttaaaaaaattatatcattcaatttttcggctagtttataatgtataaccaaaattaaaattttaaaatcatcgcaatcctaatttatgtgacagaagcagtacaaaaattagtcttttttttgttgtcttgtagatattttaagttattatttattgtaaattatagtactttttattaaagtttttaataacatatgttactttttatgtttgagaattaaaccaacttttttttatatgtcttttaattttatatgtgttttgtccttttccattttgaaaaaccaatactctctccattttattttatatgtcatttatttttataaatatattggttattccctcttcttattgtaacacatgttgacttgtggtgaatacttattccctcttcttatatatatatatatatatatatatatatatatccctattcttttttaaattacataaattcatttaaattatagGATCTCGGATACATTAGGCAACCTGCGGATACATAACTCTCGGATTGTGaatgatacattacttaatTAATGGGAGGAATGTATACGAAAGGGGAGAGATATGTATCTAAGAAGGAATAGAAATATATCTGAGAggtgatttttgtaatttttaaagtAGAATATTTTAGAGcttatgatattttaaattgtagtaattttttttgaaaataaaaagtagcatgccgattttatgttttatgtcCTTTGTGCAAGTTAAAGTCTTGCTCTTGATGGGAGTTGTGCATTATGTCAATGCACAcgttgaaaaattatgttaattacTCCTTCCAATATGTGgtaaaataattgatattttagAATTGACTAAAATGCCCtcattaattttgattttctttgcatattttttaattaatttttttctttgcatTTTAGGTTTAACAataaatatcattaattttgtACATTGAATTAGGAATGTATTGAAGGACATATATGGACTGGAGCCTGAATAGAGTAATATACTAAATTAGGCGTAAAAGATAATATAGACacaattttaagataaataattcTGATAATCTTAAGCTTAAAATTAAACTTATAAAGTATTACATTGActtaagggcccgtttggccatgcgatatggtatcatgatatggaatcatgagatgaaattgaaggtttgtttggacatgcgatatagaatttttgtgttgtatattttctcataaacataaaaatcccataagttgtaaaactattaaaatagccctaattgtttattcaatcttatcaaataaacaaaaattataaaatcgcataataaattattacaaagttatttgttcttcagttaaataattgtttcatctaactttaatttaattaaaaaaattgaacataaattgtacttgatatgctcatatctctcaactactcttacaaataacctataaagtagaaaaaaaatataaattagtgagtaaatattaacttagaagttaaatgaactaagataaaaattaacaaacatcactaacttctaactatttacaagaaaaatcaatagttaaatattattgaataacgaaattttaaaaagttaccacaagtttgagtcaaaaacacttctaataaaatttaatcaaaaaaattataactagtccacttgactaaatattaataactaattgatcaaattttcccAAGTCCTCAATCAATTGGATTTGATATCATTCAGTCATGTGAACAAACATTTTGCAAATACTAAGATTAAGAAAGTGCGGCACCGccaatgaaaattgtcttttatcaatagtatgcttagtcataagattaagacctttttttttattatgaacaatcaaaaaagtattactcccttcgttctcatttatattcaccaaatg
The DNA window shown above is from Solanum stenotomum isolate F172 chromosome 6, ASM1918654v1, whole genome shotgun sequence and carries:
- the LOC125869214 gene encoding probable CoA ligase CCL12, whose protein sequence is MGKNISEVGMEDLVRAGVGEEEAKWLMAELKAAIAKVGFSQKELWREVTARKLLKPSHPHPLHQLLYYSVYHNYHNGPPLYWFPSLNESRYTNLGRIMETHCPKLFGASYEDPISSFKEFQRFSVQHPEIYWSIVLKQLPIHFLEAPKCILDTSDKSKRGGNWLPGSVLNIAESCVRSSNYSNKQDDCVAIEWREEGNDDKEVNCMTLKQLREQVMMVANALDNMFSKGDAIAIDMPMTVTAVVIYLAIVLAGFVVVSIADSFAAQEIAVRLRVSNAKAIFTQDSIVRGGRRFPLYSRVIEAAPLKAIVIPATGEDVQVQLRNQDLSWKDFLASVSHLPRPNYYFPVYQSIESVTNILFSSGTTGDPKAISWTHLSPIRCTADSWAHLDIQAGDVFCYPTNLGWVMGPVLLYSCFLTGATLALYHGSPLDHGFGKFVQDAGVTVLGTVPSLVKTWKSTGCMKGLDWTRIRMFASTGEASNVDDDLWLSSRVYYKPIIECCGGTELSSSYIMGNLLQPQAFGAFSSATMSTGFVILDEDGLPYPDDDACVGEIGLFPTYMGATDRLLNADHEKVYFEGMPIYKDMQLRRHGDILKRTIGGYLVVNGRADDTMNLGGIKTSSIEIERVCDGADESVLETAAVSAAPPNGGPEQLAIFVVVKEGMNISPDTLKKRFSRAIQSNLNPLFKVRWVKIVGMLPRTASNKLLRRVLREQWKQHIQIQSKL
- the LOC125867643 gene encoding spermidine coumaroyl-CoA acyltransferase-like, which produces MEVTIGETNTIYPSKSPFTENHVLPLSHIDTDRNLNFTFRYLRVYVNDDTTQQKPDPYEVLTSSLSAALVHYYQFAGSLRRRPSDNRLELHCQVGNGVPVILSTVDCTLASINYLDDPDYNFAEKLVPDPRDEEALTRPLILQLNRFKCGGWVFGTAVHHAMCDGMGSTLFFHAMAEIARGEKGMKIEPVWDRSNLLGPRNPPRVEFPVHEFLSLDRDSSPYLESDKPAVRECFEVKDEWLDRLKGFLHEQSGSNYTTFEALGAFIWRAKAKASKISDDETVKYAYLTNIRRRLKPPLPAGYWGNGCVPIYVQLLAKDLINEPIWKAADAIKKSKDIITDEYVRSFIDFQELHYDEGITSGNRVSAFTDWRHVGHETVDFGWGGPVTVFPLSRHLVGSVEPCFFLPYSSATQGMKDGFKVLVCLQQEAMPVFMEEMEKLEHGLA